The Crocinitomicaceae bacterium genome includes a region encoding these proteins:
- a CDS encoding sulfite exporter TauE/SafE family protein, translating to MDSTTSIWILFAALPLIAFLYASVGHGGASGYLALMGIVGFSIEIMKPTALILNVLVSGIAFFYFWKAGYFRSKIFFAFAAGSVPLSFVGGMIEVEPQLYKITLGIFLILATLKLLGVFDKKSLTEKENLQAPNFILAVIIGALIGFLSGLIGIGGGIILSPVILLLRWSTVKESAAISALFIFVNSLSGLGGQLVNGITLSPESGIMIALAAAGGFAGSYFGTFKFNSVMLKRVLALVLLFASFKLIMI from the coding sequence ATGGATTCAACTACCTCCATTTGGATATTATTTGCAGCACTCCCTTTGATTGCATTCCTTTATGCCTCAGTTGGGCACGGCGGTGCAAGCGGATATCTTGCCTTGATGGGTATTGTAGGGTTTAGCATTGAAATTATGAAACCAACTGCATTAATTTTGAATGTATTGGTATCAGGTATCGCATTCTTCTATTTTTGGAAAGCGGGATATTTCAGATCAAAAATTTTCTTCGCATTTGCAGCTGGTTCGGTTCCGCTTTCATTTGTTGGCGGAATGATTGAAGTAGAGCCGCAATTGTATAAAATTACACTGGGTATTTTTCTGATTCTTGCCACGCTGAAATTGCTAGGCGTTTTTGATAAAAAATCTTTGACTGAAAAAGAAAATCTTCAAGCACCCAATTTTATATTAGCAGTAATTATTGGCGCACTCATTGGTTTTTTAAGTGGTTTGATTGGTATTGGTGGCGGAATTATCTTAAGTCCTGTTATTTTATTATTGCGATGGAGTACTGTAAAAGAGTCCGCTGCAATATCTGCCCTTTTCATTTTTGTTAATTCACTTTCAGGGCTGGGAGGTCAACTGGTTAACGGCATCACACTTTCACCAGAAAGCGGCATCATGATTGCCCTTGCAGCCGCAGGCGGTTTTGCCGGATCTTACTTTGGAACTTTTAAATTTAATAGCGTGATGCTGAAAAGAGTTCTTGCTCTGGTTTTGCTTTTTGCCT
- a CDS encoding Crp/Fnr family transcriptional regulator — MKNAKVEMPSCEDCPNKGGMFSCLSREDKAQLGEDKGNNFYKKGQVIFYEGNHPHGLYCIYKGKVKISKLGDEGKEQIVRISGNADTLGYRSLLCNEPYKATATALEDSYVCYLSKKKFFELLESNNTLCLNTIQLLARELRQSEQQLVDITQKTVRERVAEVLLQLKSKFGVKQDGKTLDIRLTRREIGDMAGVTTETTIRTLSELNKEGFIAISGKDIQLLSLDKLQALANIED; from the coding sequence ATGAAGAATGCAAAAGTAGAGATGCCTTCTTGTGAAGACTGCCCAAATAAGGGTGGTATGTTTTCATGCCTATCGCGTGAAGACAAGGCACAATTAGGTGAGGACAAAGGCAATAATTTTTATAAAAAGGGACAAGTCATTTTTTACGAGGGAAATCACCCGCATGGTCTTTATTGCATTTACAAAGGCAAAGTAAAAATTTCCAAACTTGGTGATGAAGGCAAAGAGCAGATTGTGAGGATTTCAGGCAATGCGGATACGCTGGGTTATCGCTCTCTTTTGTGCAATGAACCATACAAGGCAACCGCAACAGCTCTTGAAGATAGTTACGTATGTTATCTTTCTAAGAAAAAATTCTTTGAATTATTAGAGTCAAACAATACTCTTTGTTTAAATACCATTCAATTACTGGCGCGTGAATTACGTCAATCAGAGCAGCAATTGGTAGATATTACGCAAAAAACGGTGCGTGAGCGTGTGGCAGAAGTGTTGTTACAATTGAAAAGCAAGTTTGGGGTGAAACAAGATGGTAAAACATTGGACATTCGGCTTACTCGCCGAGAAATTGGTGATATGGCAGGAGTCACAACGGAAACAACAATCAGAACCCTATCTGAGCTGAATAAAGAGGGATTCATTGCTATTTCAGGAAAAGACATTCAATTACTGTCTCTTGATAAACTTCAGGCTCTTGCCAATATTGAGGATTAA
- a CDS encoding Crp/Fnr family transcriptional regulator yields MIQLIFFGLRLQQIWSELQVGLMQDFENLIKKFGGREKTYHAGDVIYDQESGIEGIYYLKNGKIRIDNSRVKSKRDVLVWLLCSGNFFGLSSYYNGYVAYSYITTVISEKAEVILISRDDFIRLLKAEKEFRAYIINLLYRRMDYIEQRKTYSSKVSFLKKLADAIVFLSPSHAVPSATENNKPLRIEVSISELAAITNANRKQLLHSLDELCNKKILDRDGESITVRNFEKLIHVD; encoded by the coding sequence ATGATTCAACTCATTTTTTTCGGTTTGAGATTACAGCAAATTTGGTCAGAATTACAAGTTGGCCTGATGCAGGATTTTGAAAATCTTATAAAAAAATTTGGTGGTCGTGAAAAAACCTATCATGCCGGTGACGTTATTTATGACCAAGAGTCAGGCATTGAGGGAATTTATTATTTGAAAAACGGAAAAATCAGAATTGATAATTCAAGGGTAAAAAGCAAGCGTGACGTTTTGGTTTGGCTGCTTTGTTCAGGAAATTTCTTTGGTTTATCTTCATATTATAATGGTTATGTTGCTTACTCCTATATAACTACTGTAATTAGTGAAAAGGCTGAGGTGATTCTTATTTCGCGGGATGATTTTATCAGACTTCTTAAAGCGGAAAAAGAATTCAGAGCATATATCATCAATTTGCTTTACAGACGAATGGATTATATTGAGCAAAGAAAAACGTATTCAAGCAAAGTAAGTTTTTTAAAAAAATTAGCTGACGCAATTGTTTTTTTAAGTCCTTCTCATGCCGTACCTTCGGCCACTGAAAACAATAAGCCATTGCGAATTGAAGTTTCTATCAGTGAACTTGCTGCAATTACCAACGCTAATAGAAAGCAGCTGCTGCATTCGCTAGATGAATTGTGTAACAAGAAAATTCTTGACCGCGACGGCGAAAGTATTACTGTCAGAAATTTTGAAAAATTAATTCATGTAGATTGA
- a CDS encoding cytochrome c has translation MSLKTRRTIFFTLFIGYIGYSIFVYTIGTETNAPINEFAREGKRVFQEKNCIACHQFYGLGGYMGPDLTNVISNKGEAYVRSFIANGTQKMPKFNLSIQEIDYLVAYLTYIDSTSKYPHKDASVTWYGMVNKNLEK, from the coding sequence ATGAGTCTTAAAACCAGAAGGACAATTTTTTTCACGCTTTTTATTGGTTATATCGGATATAGCATATTTGTATATACCATAGGTACTGAAACTAATGCACCAATAAATGAATTTGCGCGAGAAGGCAAGCGCGTTTTCCAGGAAAAAAATTGCATTGCCTGCCATCAGTTTTATGGGCTGGGTGGTTACATGGGACCTGATCTTACCAATGTCATATCAAATAAAGGCGAAGCTTACGTGCGTTCATTCATCGCTAATGGCACACAGAAAATGCCAAAATTCAATTTGAGCATTCAGGAAATTGATTATCTGGTGGCGTATCTGACATATATTGACAGTACCTCAAAATATCCACACAAAGATGCCAGTGTAACTTGGTATGGAATGGTTAACAAGAATTTAGAAAAATGA
- a CDS encoding cbb3-type cytochrome c oxidase subunit I, translating into MISIGRLFIVTGIASLVLALIFGVIAAIQFIFPDFIPDIAFFKTRPLHVSLAIAWIFSLGIGAVYSYLEEKKLLRFYYLGLAHWVIYFVTGILIIISYLTGTFGGREYWEFPPVYSLPILFSWILFGINYFTAVWKIKNWPVYLWMWATGIVIFFITFSEANSWIFDYFSNSLVRELTVQWKSYGSLVGAWNMFVYGAGLYVMEKISGDDSYAKSKMAFVLYFVGLTNLFFNWAHHVYIVPSSHYIGTIAYIISMTELFIIGRIIWKWKSTLTTAQRFKNRNAYLFILASDIWVFLNLALAICISIPAINLYTHGTHITVAHAMGSTIGINSMILLAFVVFHFQNIRSAWVRIPFWLINLSLAIFWGALIFSGILKGIATIETDQSFAQIMADIEPVLRVFMYSGVFLALGFLILLFHLVFEYLQDFPENMKSKN; encoded by the coding sequence ATGATTAGTATAGGCAGATTATTCATTGTAACGGGGATTGCCTCGTTAGTATTAGCGTTGATTTTTGGAGTGATTGCCGCTATTCAATTTATTTTTCCTGATTTCATTCCTGATATTGCATTTTTTAAAACACGCCCACTGCATGTTTCATTGGCAATTGCTTGGATATTTTCTCTTGGTATTGGGGCAGTTTACTCTTATCTAGAAGAAAAAAAATTACTTCGATTTTATTATCTTGGTCTTGCGCATTGGGTTATCTATTTCGTTACAGGTATTCTCATTATTATTTCATACCTCACTGGTACATTTGGTGGTCGTGAGTATTGGGAATTTCCGCCGGTGTATAGTTTGCCAATTTTATTTTCATGGATTTTGTTCGGCATTAATTATTTCACCGCTGTCTGGAAAATCAAAAACTGGCCTGTCTATCTATGGATGTGGGCTACCGGCATTGTCATTTTCTTCATTACATTTTCTGAAGCTAACTCATGGATTTTTGACTATTTCAGTAATTCTCTTGTGCGTGAATTAACTGTGCAATGGAAGTCATACGGCTCTCTGGTTGGTGCATGGAATATGTTTGTTTATGGTGCCGGGCTCTACGTAATGGAAAAAATCAGTGGAGATGATTCGTATGCAAAATCAAAAATGGCTTTTGTTCTTTATTTTGTAGGATTGACCAACCTATTCTTTAACTGGGCGCATCACGTTTATATTGTTCCCTCATCACATTATATTGGTACTATAGCTTATATTATCAGTATGACTGAGTTGTTCATCATTGGCCGTATAATTTGGAAATGGAAATCAACGCTTACCACGGCTCAACGGTTTAAAAATCGCAACGCTTACTTATTCATTTTGGCTTCTGATATCTGGGTTTTTTTAAATCTTGCCTTGGCAATTTGTATTTCTATACCGGCAATCAATTTATATACACATGGAACCCACATCACCGTGGCACACGCAATGGGTAGCACCATTGGAATTAATTCCATGATATTATTGGCATTTGTTGTATTTCATTTTCAGAATATCCGGTCGGCATGGGTGCGTATTCCCTTTTGGTTAATTAATTTATCGTTGGCAATTTTCTGGGGGGCATTAATTTTTTCAGGAATTTTGAAAGGGATAGCCACCATTGAAACTGATCAGTCTTTTGCGCAGATAATGGCTGATATTGAACCTGTTTTGCGTGTTTTCATGTACTCAGGTGTTTTTTTAGCACTAGGTTTTCTTATCCTTCTTTTTCATCTTGTATTTGAGTATTTACAAGACTTTCCAGAGAACATGAAGTCAAAAAACTGA
- a CDS encoding c-type cytochrome, protein MSFLFLSFQATAQDGAQIFQSNCAACHKTTGDKLVGPGMAGITEKRSADWLKSWIKDSQGLINSGDADAKAIYAEYNNSPMPGFPQLSDADMTALIDYLGTLGAAAAGEAAPVVEINYTDAQIADGKKYFTGEKGFFNGGPSCISCHDVAAEGVVGGYLAKDLTDSYTRMGEAGILAMVQNAPFPAMNAAYLNNPVTTAEQTSIAAFLKSVSQNPLEPKSSSIMMMLMISGAGFIGILIIIILIWNKRKKHSTKDQIFARQVRAIN, encoded by the coding sequence GTGTCTTTCCTGTTCCTGTCTTTTCAGGCAACTGCTCAGGATGGAGCTCAGATATTTCAATCTAACTGTGCGGCATGCCACAAAACAACAGGTGACAAGCTAGTAGGTCCTGGTATGGCCGGTATTACTGAAAAAAGATCAGCCGACTGGTTGAAATCCTGGATTAAAGATTCTCAGGGATTAATTAATTCTGGTGATGCAGATGCTAAAGCCATTTATGCTGAGTACAACAACTCACCCATGCCTGGTTTTCCGCAACTTTCAGATGCTGACATGACAGCGCTGATTGACTATCTTGGAACGCTTGGTGCTGCTGCTGCCGGTGAAGCTGCTCCGGTGGTTGAAATAAATTATACCGATGCACAAATTGCAGATGGTAAAAAATATTTCACCGGTGAAAAAGGATTCTTTAATGGTGGTCCTTCTTGTATCAGCTGTCACGATGTAGCTGCTGAAGGTGTTGTTGGAGGATATCTTGCAAAAGATCTGACTGACTCATATACAAGAATGGGTGAAGCCGGAATTCTTGCTATGGTGCAAAATGCCCCTTTCCCTGCAATGAATGCTGCTTATTTAAATAATCCTGTTACAACTGCTGAACAAACAAGTATTGCAGCTTTCTTAAAATCTGTTTCTCAAAACCCACTTGAACCAAAATCTTCTAGTATAATGATGATGCTGATGATTTCAGGTGCCGGATTTATTGGGATTTTGATCATCATCATTTTAATTTGGAACAAACGCAAAAAACACTCGACGAAAGACCAAATTTTCGCGAGACAAGTACGAGCAATTAACTAA
- a CDS encoding nitrate reductase subunit alpha yields the protein MSWIEDIISPKTRKWEEFYRNRWQYDKVVRSTHGVNCTGGCSWAIHVKDGIVVWELQQVDYPQFNKEVPPYEPRGCQRGISYSWYLYSPIRVKYPIVRGALIDLYREAKAKHNNDPVEAWASIQADPVQRHRYQRARGKGGFRRVHWDEILELIAASNIYTVKKYGSDRIIGFSPIPAMSMLSYASGARYLQLMGGVNLSFYDWYCDLPNAFPEIWGEQTDVCESADWYKSKYIVDMGANLGMTRTPDIHFFSEARHNGTKTVVMSPDFSMVAKHADQWIPVHAGSDGAFWMAVTHVILKEFHADRQVPYFIDYVKKFTDCPFIIKLDQKDGVYHPGKMVKASEIAKYKDAEHAAWKYLNYDSKSGELVCPGGTMGHRWQEKKGRWNLLFQDGETGKDYDPELTFLNKKDGVLQVEFVDYGHKRKYLRGVPVRYINDVNGNKVAVATIYDVTMAQYGVSRGLEGDYPTSYDDKEQSYTPSWQEIFTGIGPKTVIQIAREWASTAEKTEGACMVIVGAGINHWFHENLMYRSAIMAQMLTGCNGKNGGGMNHYVGQEKLAPMDSWSAIMSSKDWGTVPRLQQGPLWHYINTSQWRYDGNQRFYNSVPDNKLANMHTADWVVKSVRNGWMPYYPQYNQNNFELVQEAQNAGAGDDKAIVDYIVKKLKTGDLKHACVQPDEEINFPRVWFIWRGNALGTSSKGHEYFLDHYLGTHTNQIANEVAEDLVEDIEFKKVGARGKMDLVIDINFRMDTSALYSDIVLPTASWYEKADINSTDMHSFIHPLSEAIPPVWEAKSDWQIFQTLAKKVQQMAPTYLPNVMKDVVNSPLSHDSKDEISQLTIQDWAHGECEPIPGKTMHKIAIVERDYTKIYDKFISLGKGVAKNGLGAHGNSYMCDDVYDEMLTNRQHITKWSDGTEYPSLKDDVEGINAILKLSTLTNGKLADRCYRNMAEKIGVPAIAELGMPYRDIQIEYRDLQAQPKRYNSSPLWSGLMHDGRTYAAYTYNVDFFVPWRTLTGRQHFYLDHDAYIAFGEHLATYKPSPTPDVYGDMRVTVNDGKAKVLNVLTPHGKWHIHSTYGDTLRMLTLSRGGEPCWLSETDAASLGIKDNDFVEVYNDHGVYVTRACVSARIPSGVCIVYHAVERTYNVPKSQIRRGKNGEPRRGGMNNSFTRVHLKPNLLCGGYGQFTYHFNYWGPVGVNRDTHVLVRRMDVVEY from the coding sequence ATGAGCTGGATAGAAGACATAATCTCCCCTAAAACCAGAAAATGGGAAGAGTTTTACAGAAATAGATGGCAATACGATAAAGTTGTCAGATCTACACACGGCGTCAATTGTACCGGTGGATGTTCTTGGGCAATTCACGTGAAAGATGGAATTGTGGTGTGGGAATTACAACAAGTAGATTATCCACAATTCAACAAAGAGGTTCCGCCTTATGAGCCTCGTGGATGCCAGCGTGGTATCTCTTATTCATGGTATCTTTATAGCCCAATCAGGGTAAAATACCCAATCGTGCGTGGAGCATTGATTGATCTTTACAGAGAAGCAAAAGCAAAACATAATAATGATCCGGTTGAAGCTTGGGCAAGTATTCAGGCTGACCCAGTTCAACGTCACCGTTATCAACGTGCACGCGGTAAAGGTGGTTTCAGAAGAGTTCATTGGGATGAAATTCTTGAACTCATTGCAGCATCTAATATTTATACTGTAAAAAAATATGGCTCTGACCGTATCATTGGTTTCTCACCAATTCCGGCTATGAGTATGTTGAGCTACGCATCAGGTGCTCGTTACCTGCAGTTGATGGGTGGTGTTAACTTAAGTTTCTACGACTGGTATTGTGACCTTCCAAACGCGTTCCCTGAAATTTGGGGTGAACAAACTGACGTGTGCGAAAGTGCTGACTGGTATAAATCAAAATATATTGTAGACATGGGTGCTAACTTGGGTATGACACGTACTCCGGATATCCACTTCTTCTCTGAAGCTCGTCACAATGGAACCAAAACCGTGGTAATGTCTCCTGACTTTAGCATGGTGGCTAAACACGCTGATCAGTGGATTCCTGTTCACGCTGGTTCTGATGGTGCTTTCTGGATGGCTGTTACTCATGTTATTTTGAAAGAATTCCACGCTGACAGACAAGTACCTTACTTCATTGATTACGTGAAGAAATTTACTGACTGTCCTTTCATTATTAAATTAGATCAGAAAGATGGTGTTTATCATCCTGGTAAAATGGTGAAAGCAAGTGAAATTGCTAAATACAAAGATGCTGAACATGCAGCATGGAAATATCTTAACTATGACTCCAAATCAGGAGAACTTGTTTGTCCTGGTGGAACAATGGGTCACCGTTGGCAAGAGAAAAAAGGAAGATGGAATCTACTCTTCCAAGATGGTGAGACAGGAAAAGATTATGATCCTGAATTGACGTTCCTCAATAAAAAAGATGGAGTATTACAAGTAGAATTTGTTGACTACGGACACAAACGCAAATATCTGCGCGGTGTTCCGGTTCGTTATATCAATGATGTAAACGGAAATAAAGTAGCCGTTGCAACTATCTATGACGTAACCATGGCGCAGTACGGTGTAAGCCGTGGTCTTGAAGGAGACTATCCAACAAGCTACGACGACAAAGAACAATCTTACACTCCATCATGGCAAGAAATTTTCACCGGTATTGGACCAAAAACAGTTATTCAGATTGCACGTGAATGGGCAAGCACAGCTGAAAAAACTGAAGGTGCTTGCATGGTGATTGTTGGTGCCGGTATTAACCACTGGTTCCATGAAAACTTGATGTACCGTTCTGCAATCATGGCTCAAATGCTAACCGGTTGTAACGGAAAAAATGGTGGTGGTATGAATCACTATGTGGGTCAAGAGAAATTGGCTCCAATGGATTCATGGTCTGCGATCATGAGTTCAAAAGACTGGGGTACTGTTCCGCGTCTGCAACAAGGTCCACTTTGGCATTATATCAATACAAGTCAGTGGAGATATGATGGTAACCAACGTTTCTACAACAGCGTTCCTGATAATAAATTAGCCAACATGCACACTGCTGACTGGGTAGTTAAATCTGTGCGCAACGGGTGGATGCCTTATTATCCTCAATACAATCAAAACAACTTTGAATTGGTTCAAGAAGCTCAGAATGCAGGAGCCGGTGATGATAAGGCAATCGTTGATTACATCGTTAAAAAATTGAAAACAGGTGATTTGAAACACGCCTGCGTTCAACCGGATGAAGAGATCAACTTTCCACGTGTTTGGTTTATTTGGAGAGGTAATGCTCTTGGAACATCTTCTAAAGGACACGAGTACTTCCTTGATCACTATCTTGGAACACATACCAACCAAATTGCGAATGAGGTAGCTGAAGATTTAGTAGAAGATATAGAATTCAAAAAAGTAGGTGCACGTGGTAAAATGGATTTGGTAATTGATATCAATTTCCGTATGGATACTTCGGCGCTTTATTCAGACATCGTGTTGCCAACAGCTTCATGGTATGAAAAAGCAGATATCAACTCAACTGATATGCACTCGTTCATTCACCCGTTATCTGAGGCAATTCCTCCGGTATGGGAAGCTAAATCTGACTGGCAGATTTTCCAAACGCTGGCTAAAAAAGTTCAGCAAATGGCGCCAACCTATTTGCCAAACGTGATGAAAGATGTGGTGAACTCACCTTTGTCTCATGACTCAAAAGATGAGATTTCACAGTTGACTATTCAAGATTGGGCACATGGTGAGTGTGAACCAATTCCTGGAAAAACAATGCACAAAATTGCTATTGTTGAGCGTGACTACACTAAAATTTATGACAAGTTTATTTCACTTGGAAAAGGTGTTGCTAAAAATGGCTTAGGTGCTCACGGTAACAGCTACATGTGTGATGATGTATATGATGAAATGCTTACTAATCGTCAACACATTACAAAATGGAGCGACGGTACTGAATATCCTTCATTGAAAGATGATGTAGAAGGTATCAATGCAATTTTGAAACTGTCTACACTTACTAACGGTAAATTGGCAGACAGATGTTACCGCAACATGGCTGAGAAAATTGGTGTTCCTGCGATTGCAGAATTAGGTATGCCATACCGCGATATTCAAATTGAATACCGTGACTTGCAGGCACAACCTAAACGTTATAATTCATCACCACTTTGGTCAGGTTTAATGCATGACGGAAGAACGTATGCAGCATATACGTATAACGTAGATTTCTTTGTTCCATGGAGAACACTTACCGGAAGACAACATTTCTACCTTGATCATGATGCATACATTGCGTTTGGTGAGCACCTTGCAACCTATAAGCCATCACCAACTCCTGATGTATATGGTGACATGCGTGTAACCGTGAATGATGGAAAAGCAAAAGTGCTGAATGTACTTACTCCACACGGTAAATGGCATATTCACTCAACGTATGGTGATACACTGAGAATGTTAACACTTTCAAGAGGTGGTGAACCATGCTGGTTAAGTGAAACAGACGCTGCGTCACTGGGTATTAAAGACAACGATTTTGTGGAAGTGTACAATGACCATGGTGTATATGTAACCCGCGCCTGCGTGAGTGCTCGTATCCCAAGTGGTGTATGTATTGTTTACCACGCGGTTGAAAGAACTTATAATGTTCCAAAATCTCAAATCAGAAGAGGTAAAAATGGTGAACCACGTCGTGGAGGTATGAACAACTCATTCACTCGTGTTCACTTGAAACCAAATCTGCTTTGCGGAGGTTACGGACAATTTACTTACCACTTCAATTACTGGGGTCCTGTAGGTGTGAACCGTGATACTCACGTTCTGGTACGCAGAATGGATGTAGTAGAATATTAA
- the narH gene encoding nitrate reductase subunit beta, whose translation MDVRSQISMVFHLDKCIGCHTCSIACKNIWTDRRGAEYMWWNNVETKPGTGYPTKWENQDIYKGGWEKNGDSVSLKGAGKLKGLKNIFHNPYMPVLEDYYVPWAYKYQDLFTAPEGDDQPTARAVSLITGEHIDIQSGPNWDDDLSGTPDYARNDVNFKNLTQAEQESMFQLEQMTLHYLPRICNHCLNPACVGSCPSGALYKRGEDGVVLINQDRCRAWRMCVTACPYKKSYYNWNTGKSEKCILCYPRLESGQAPACMHSCVGRIRYLGVMLYDADKIQAVAASNDDQLLEAQMNIYLDPFDPEVIKAARENGVHDSTIKAAQESPVYKFVKEWKIALPLHPEFRTIPNLFYVPPMLPAMASVENGTYETTSEHMFANLDQQRLPMKYLASLFTNGDTNRIAQVMKRLLAVKINRRDITVGDYDKIEVKKALEVAGYDVHTANAIFRLTSLATFEERFVIPPAHREESIEMLEATADAKGETGFGFKTRPERGL comes from the coding sequence ATGGACGTTAGATCACAAATTTCAATGGTATTTCATCTCGACAAATGTATCGGATGTCACACCTGTTCTATCGCTTGTAAAAATATCTGGACTGACAGACGCGGTGCAGAATACATGTGGTGGAACAACGTTGAAACAAAACCCGGAACCGGTTATCCTACCAAATGGGAAAACCAGGATATCTATAAAGGCGGATGGGAAAAAAATGGAGATTCAGTATCTCTTAAAGGAGCAGGAAAACTGAAAGGATTGAAAAATATCTTTCATAATCCTTATATGCCGGTATTGGAAGATTACTATGTTCCGTGGGCATATAAATATCAAGATTTGTTCACAGCTCCTGAGGGAGACGATCAACCAACTGCACGTGCGGTATCATTGATCACAGGTGAGCATATTGACATTCAAAGCGGACCAAACTGGGACGATGACTTGAGTGGTACTCCGGATTACGCCCGCAACGACGTAAACTTTAAAAACCTCACACAGGCAGAACAAGAAAGTATGTTCCAGCTTGAGCAAATGACCTTGCATTATTTGCCACGTATTTGTAATCACTGTTTGAACCCTGCCTGCGTTGGATCATGTCCTTCAGGTGCATTGTACAAACGCGGTGAAGACGGTGTAGTATTAATTAATCAAGATCGTTGCCGTGCATGGAGAATGTGCGTAACAGCGTGTCCTTACAAGAAAAGTTATTACAACTGGAATACCGGTAAATCTGAAAAATGTATTTTGTGTTATCCACGTCTTGAGTCTGGTCAGGCTCCTGCATGTATGCACTCATGCGTTGGTCGTATCCGTTATCTGGGTGTGATGTTGTATGATGCTGATAAAATTCAAGCAGTAGCTGCATCAAATGATGATCAGTTATTAGAAGCACAAATGAATATTTATCTGGATCCATTTGATCCGGAAGTGATCAAAGCTGCACGTGAAAACGGAGTGCATGACTCTACAATAAAAGCAGCACAAGAATCACCGGTGTATAAATTTGTAAAAGAGTGGAAAATTGCTCTTCCTTTACACCCTGAATTCAGAACTATTCCAAACTTGTTCTATGTTCCACCAATGTTGCCTGCTATGGCAAGTGTTGAGAATGGTACATACGAGACTACATCAGAACACATGTTTGCAAATCTTGATCAGCAACGCTTACCAATGAAATATTTGGCTTCACTTTTCACAAATGGGGACACGAACAGAATCGCACAAGTGATGAAAAGATTACTTGCGGTGAAAATCAATCGTAGAGATATTACCGTTGGTGACTATGACAAGATTGAAGTGAAAAAAGCACTTGAAGTTGCAGGTTATGATGTTCATACAGCAAACGCAATTTTCCGTTTAACTTCACTTGCAACTTTTGAAGAGCGTTTCGTGATTCCGCCTGCACACCGTGAAGAATCAATTGAAATGCTTGAAGCAACTGCTGACGCAAAAGGTGAAACCGGATTTGGATTTAAAACCCGCCCTGAAAGAGGATTATGA